Genomic window (Alphaproteobacteria bacterium 33-17):
AGTTATTGCAGTGATGGTTATGCGATCAAATAACCTGATAACAAAAATCGCTTTAGTGTCTGGATTCAGCCTGATTATTACATTTATATACACTTTACTAGATGCACCCGATGTTGCGCTCACCGAAGCTTCAATCAATGCGGCAATAGGAACTGTGCTACTTATTGCCGGAACAATTAAAGGTAAGTTTAGTTCTAGAAGCCAAAAATACAATCAGCTGTTAGGTTTTATAGCCTGTACATTATTTGCCATAGCCTTAATATATGGTATTAAAGATATTTATGATTTTTCCGATCCTAACTCACCTGTATTTGGCGAAACATACCAGTATTATATTAACAATACCGAAACTGAAATTGGCATCCCAAGTTTTGTAGCAGCAATTCTTGCAAGTTACCGTGGTTTTGATACAATGTGCGAAACTTTAGTAATTGCTATTGCCGCTATTGTAATAAGCGGATTACTTAAAAACAATGAACAACCTAAGTATGACAAAGCATAAAAACGTTTTAGTAGTGGATGATGATAACCGCATCAGGTCTTTACTTAGCAAATATCTTGCCGAAAATGGCTATTTTGTGATGTCAGCCGAAAATGCTAGCACCGCTATCGACTTACTTAATTCAAGTGCAATCGACATTATTGTAATGGATATCATGATGCCAGAAGAGTCAGGCATTAACCTTACAGCAAGAATTAGGAACAATGGTAAATCTATTCCAATTATTATGCTAAGTGCATTATCAGATGCAGATAATAGAATAAATGGCTTAGAGATTGGTGCAGATGATTATCTGACGAAGCCTTTTGAGCCAAAAGAACTTTTATTACGCATTGAGAAACTTTTAAAAAGACATCAAACAAACAAAGATATTATCAAATTTGGAGAATATTCCTTTCATATTGACTCAAGAAAATTATTGAAAAACAATGACATAATACCACTTACATCCAGTGAAATTAACCTCCTAATATTACTTTCAAATTATATTAATCAGCCCGTATCTAGGGATGAGATTGCCAAAGTATTTTACGGCGTAGGCGAGAGATCGATTGATGTTCAGGTTGTAAGACTCAGAAACAAAATAGAAGAAGACCCTAAAAATCCAAAGTACTTACTTACCGTTCGTAATATTGGCTATGGATTATATATATGATTAAAATTTTTAAAAAACATTTTATACCCAAATCGATTTGGGGAAGATTCTTCCTAATTATCATTCTGCCTGCTATTTTAATTCAAATAATTACAGCTTATGTTTTTTATGATCGCCATTGGGAAGATGTTAGTACTTATTTAGAAAAGTCTGTAATTGGTGATATTTCTTTAATTAATAAAATGTTACAGGACAAAAAACTTCCTAATTATGAAATTAAGAGTCTGGCAGCAGAAAATTTGTTTATTAGAATTTTACCTTATAAACCGCTCGATAATACCGATGATGAGAAATTTGATTCCTTAAAACTTCACTTACAAAAAGTTTTTAAATCTGATAGTTTTATTATTAATCAGCAAAATGACCGTGAAGACATTTATATTAGCGTTAATCTTCCAGATTATAAACTAACTTTTGAAATACCTAGAAAACGTCTATATACACCTACCTTAAATATTTTCATTGCATGGATGTTAGGGGTTTCTACTATTCTTATCATTATTGCGCTGTCATTTACTCGTAATCAGGTCAAATCTATTGAGAGGTTATCTACTGCTGCCCGTGTATTTGGTGAGGGCGGTGACATTAGTAACTTTAAACCTGAAGGTGCTGAAGAAGTACGCCGCGCGGGCTACGCCTTTATTGCCATGAAAGAAAAAATTGAACAGCAAATAAATCAGCGTACGCAAATGCTTGCTGGTGTTTCACATGACCTCAAAACTCCTTTAACCAGAATTAAACTGTCGTTAGCGATGTTTCCTAAAAATGATGAGACAGATGCTATTCAAAGTGATATTACTGAAATGCAGCATATTATTGATGAGTACTTACAATTTGCCGGTCAAATTGAGGTAGAAAGCAAACAAAAAATAGATATTATAGGTCTTCTTCAGGACATTGTAATTCGTTACAAGTCACAAGGTGCAAAACTTAAAATTAATAAAGATATTGAATCATGCATGATTTTTGCTCGCCCCGTATCGATGAGACGTGCATTTACGAACATTATAGATAATGGTCTTAAATATGGCGAAGAAGCAGAGATTACAGTTCATCATACTCGCTCAAGACTGACAATTATTATTGAAGATAATGGTTCAGGTATTAAGCCTGAAGAACATGAGAAAGTATTTAGTGCATTTTACAGATCTGACTATGCACGCAACATGAGCGATAAAAAGCAATTAGGAGCAGGACTTGGTCTTGCGATAGCACGAGATATTTTTAACGCACACGGCGCTAAAATTAAGGTTAATAAAACCAACCTAAAATTAAAAGGAGCCTCAATTGAAATTCAGTTCAAAATATAAAATTTTATTATTTATTCTAATTGCCACATTATTTTCTAATATATCATTTGCCAGTGACAATATACTCTTTAGTGAGATTAAACATTTAGAAGATAACTTCTATAAAAGCAAAATCAGAATTGGTTTCCATGCAATGGATTTAGATTCAGGCAGAAGCATTGGGTACAGAAATAATGAAAGCTTTATTATGGCAAGCACTGTAAAAGTTCCAGTTAGCATTTATCTTATGAATCAGGTAGATGAGGGCAATATAGACCTAGCAAAAATGATTTATATTGATAAATCCGATTTAGTACCAGGCAGTGGGAAAATTGGTTATTTTTTAACTCATGATGGGCTTGCAATATCAAATGCCAATTTACTTGAGCTTATGATGGCGATAAGTGATAATACAGCAACTGATTTAATTATTAGACAATTAGGCATGAATAATATCGCTAAGTTTTTTAATAGTTATCCTGATATTAGTCTTAAACATAATATTATGCAGTTATTTGATATTTATTATAACCTCAATCATAAATCAGATAAATCTCTGTTCGAACAAATTGCTGAATATAGATCTCGTTCAAATGATATAACAGCTAAGTATGCTAAAGATTTTTATTATAACAAAGCAGATAGAACTACACCGAAAGCTATGGCACTGATTCTCAAGGATTTTATGGATGGTAAATTTACTTCTATAAAATCAAGGGACTTCTTGCTAAAAGTAATGTCTCATACCGAGAACAAAGATCGCCTAAAAAAAGAAGTTCTACATTCTAGTGACTTTATCCATCATAAAACCGGAACCTTTGATTATTACAGCAATAAATTTGCCTTTGTCAGCATTGCTGATGTAGGTATAGTAAAGCTTAAATCTTGCAAAAAGATTATAATTAGTTTATACTTAGATAGTGTAGACACAGAGCTTAATGCTAAAGATCTTGAACAAGTATTATCAATAGCTGCACGCATCATTACCGATTATTTTTTATTTTCATAAGGGGTATATATGAAAGAAATTAAAGACTTATTATTTTATAATGCTCGCAGCGTAAATAGCTGGATCAATAAAGACATTTCTGAAGAAGTTATCAAAGAACTTTATGACCTAGTTATTATGGGACCTACGTCTTTTAATAGCTTACCTATGCGCCTAATTTTTGTAAGAAGCAGCGAGGCAAAAGAGCGTTTAAAATCTTGTATGATTGAAAAAAATATTGAAAAAACTATTACATCACCATATGTGGCAATTATTGGCATGGACAATAATTTCCCTGATGAATTTGTAAATACGTTCCCTGGACGTGATATTAAATCATTTTTCGCTGGTAATCAGTCACTTATTGAAACAACTGCTATGCGCAACTCCTCCTTACAAGGTGCTTACCTAATTTTAGCTGCAAGATTACTAGGTTTAGATGTAGCACCCATGTCTGGCTTTGATAACGCAAAAGTAGATGAAGAATTCTTTAAGGGCACAAGTATAAAGTCAAATTTTATTTGCGCATTAGGTTATGCAGACCATAGTAAAACTTATCCACGTTTACCAAGACCTGATTTTGATAAATACGCAAAAATTGTGTAATGGTTAGGGCTGTATAGTTAAAGTATTTGAAGGGTACAGGAATGAATAGCGAAGCCTAGGTGAGTGAGGAAATGACACCTACCAAAATTATAAAGACTTAACTATACAGCAGCCCTATTTTAGTCTTTCTTAATATCTTTATCTATGGTTTTTTCAA
Coding sequences:
- a CDS encoding malonic semialdehyde reductase, giving the protein MKEIKDLLFYNARSVNSWINKDISEEVIKELYDLVIMGPTSFNSLPMRLIFVRSSEAKERLKSCMIEKNIEKTITSPYVAIIGMDNNFPDEFVNTFPGRDIKSFFAGNQSLIETTAMRNSSLQGAYLILAARLLGLDVAPMSGFDNAKVDEEFFKGTSIKSNFICALGYADHSKTYPRLPRPDFDKYAKIV